The following coding sequences lie in one Spinacia oleracea cultivar Varoflay chromosome 1, BTI_SOV_V1, whole genome shotgun sequence genomic window:
- the LOC110794298 gene encoding protoporphyrinogen oxidase 2 has product MVILPVSQLSTNLGLSLVSPTKNNPVMGNVSERNQVNQPISAKRVAVVGAGVSGLAAAYKLKSNGLNVTLFEADSRAGGKLKTVVKDGLIWDEGANTMTESDEEVTSLFDDLGIREKLQLPISQNKRYIARDGLPVLLPSNPVALLKSNILSAKSKLQIMLEPFLWKKHNGAKVSDENAQESVAEFFERHFGKEFVDYLIDPFVAGTSGGDPQSLSMRHAFPELWNIENRFGSVISGFIQSKLSSKKEKGGEKQSSNKKPRVRGSFSFQGGMQTLVDTICKEFGEDELKLQSEVLSLSYSHNGSLTSENWSVSSMSNSTIQDQPYDAVVVTAPINNVKELKIMKGGNPFSLDFIPEVSCLPLSVIITTFKKTNVKRPLEGFGVLVPSNEQHNGLKTLGTLFSSMMFPDRAPSDVYLYTTFVGGSRNRELAKASTDELKQIVSSDLQQLLGTEGEPTFVNHFYWSKAFPLYGRNYDSVLRAIEKMERDLPGLFYAGNHKGGLSVGKSIASGYKAAELAISYLESNKMTEETI; this is encoded by the exons ATGGTAATACTACCGGTTTCCCAGCTATCAACTAATCTGGGTTTATCGCTGGTTTCACCCACCAAGAACAACCCAGTTATGGGCAACGTTTCTGAGCGAAATCAAGTCAATCAACCCA TTTCTGCTAAAAGGGTTGCTGTTGTTGGTGCTGGTGTTAG TGGACTTGCTGCGGCGTATAAGCTAAAATCGAATGGCTTGAATGTGACATTGTTTGAAGCTGATAGTAGAGCTGGTGGGAAACTCAAAACTGTTGTAAAGGATGGTTTGATTTGGGATGAAGGGGCAAATACCATG ACAGAGAGCGATGAGGAGGTCACGAGTTTGTTTGATGATCTCGGGATTCGTGAGAAGCTACAGCTA CCAATTTCACAAAACAAAAGATACATTGCCAGAGATGGTCTTCCTGTGCTG TTACCTTCAAATCCAGTTGCGCTCCTGAAGAGCAATATCCTTTCAGCAAAATCTAAG CTACAAATTATGTTGGAACCTTTTCTTTGGAAAAAACACAATGGTGCTAAGGTTTCTGACGAGAATGCCCAAGAAAG TGTGGCTGAGTTTTTTGAGCGGCATTTTGGGAAAGAG tttgttgattatttaattgatcCTTTTGTCGCGGGTACAAGTGGTGGAGATCCTCAATCTCTTTCT ATGCGTCATGCATTTCCAGAATTATGGAATATTGAGAACAG GTTTGGTTCAGTGATTTCTGGATTCATTCAGTCTAAACTGTCATCCAAGAAGGAAAAGGGTGGAGAAAAGCAATCTTCTAATAAGAAGCCACGTGTACGTGGTTCGTTTTCTTTTCAGGGTGGAATGCAG ACACTAGTTGACACTATATGCAAAGAGTTTGGTGAAGATGAACTCAAACTCCAGTCTGAGGTTCTTTCATTGTCATACAGCCATAATGGAAGCCTTACATCAGAGAATTGGTCAGTGTCTTCTATGTCAAACAGCACCATCCAAGATCAACCATATGATGCTGTCGTTGTGACC GCCCCAATCAATAATGTCAAAGAACTGAAGATTATGAAAGGTGGAAACCCATTTTCTCTTGACTTCATTCCAGAG GTGAGCTGTCTACCCCTCTCTGTTATTATTACTACATTCAAGAAGACCAATGTGAAGAGACCTCTTGAGGGTTTTGGTGTTCTTGTACCCTCTAATGAGCAACATAATGGGCTGAAGACTCTTG GTACTTTGTTTTCCTCAATGATGTTTCCTGATCGTGCTCCCTCTGATGTGTATCTATACACTACCTTTGTTGGAGGTAGCAGAAATAGAGAACTTGCAAAAGCTTCAAC GGATGAACTGAAGCAAATAGTTTCTTCTGACCTCCAGCAGCTGTTGGGCACCGAGGGCGAACCTACTTTTGTGAA TCATTTTTACTGGAGCAAAGCATTCCCTCTTTATGGACGCAATTACGACTCAGTTCTTAGAGCAATAGAGAAGATGGAAAGGGACCTTCCTGGACTTTTTTACGCAG GTAACCATAAGGGTGGACTGTCTGTGGGAAAGTCAATAGCCTCTGGATACAAAGCTGCCGAGCTTGCGATATCCTATCTCGAGTCTAACAAGATGACCGAGGAGACTATATAA
- the LOC110794298 gene encoding protoporphyrinogen oxidase 2 isoform X1 codes for MVILPVSQLSTNLGLSLVSPTKNNPVMGNVSERNQVNQPISAKRVAVVGAGVSGLAAAYKLKSNGLNVTLFEADSRAGGKLKTVVKDGLIWDEGANTMTESDEEVTSLFDDLGIREKLQLLTLSQPISQNKRYIARDGLPVLLPSNPVALLKSNILSAKSKLQIMLEPFLWKKHNGAKVSDENAQESVAEFFERHFGKEFVDYLIDPFVAGTSGGDPQSLSMRHAFPELWNIENRFGSVISGFIQSKLSSKKEKGGEKQSSNKKPRVRGSFSFQGGMQTLVDTICKEFGEDELKLQSEVLSLSYSHNGSLTSENWSVSSMSNSTIQDQPYDAVVVTAPINNVKELKIMKGGNPFSLDFIPEVSCLPLSVIITTFKKTNVKRPLEGFGVLVPSNEQHNGLKTLGTLFSSMMFPDRAPSDVYLYTTFVGGSRNRELAKASTDELKQIVSSDLQQLLGTEGEPTFVNHFYWSKAFPLYGRNYDSVLRAIEKMERDLPGLFYAGNHKGGLSVGKSIASGYKAAELAISYLESNKMTEETI; via the exons ATGGTAATACTACCGGTTTCCCAGCTATCAACTAATCTGGGTTTATCGCTGGTTTCACCCACCAAGAACAACCCAGTTATGGGCAACGTTTCTGAGCGAAATCAAGTCAATCAACCCA TTTCTGCTAAAAGGGTTGCTGTTGTTGGTGCTGGTGTTAG TGGACTTGCTGCGGCGTATAAGCTAAAATCGAATGGCTTGAATGTGACATTGTTTGAAGCTGATAGTAGAGCTGGTGGGAAACTCAAAACTGTTGTAAAGGATGGTTTGATTTGGGATGAAGGGGCAAATACCATG ACAGAGAGCGATGAGGAGGTCACGAGTTTGTTTGATGATCTCGGGATTCGTGAGAAGCTACAGCTA CTTACTCTTTCACAGCCAATTTCACAAAACAAAAGATACATTGCCAGAGATGGTCTTCCTGTGCTG TTACCTTCAAATCCAGTTGCGCTCCTGAAGAGCAATATCCTTTCAGCAAAATCTAAG CTACAAATTATGTTGGAACCTTTTCTTTGGAAAAAACACAATGGTGCTAAGGTTTCTGACGAGAATGCCCAAGAAAG TGTGGCTGAGTTTTTTGAGCGGCATTTTGGGAAAGAG tttgttgattatttaattgatcCTTTTGTCGCGGGTACAAGTGGTGGAGATCCTCAATCTCTTTCT ATGCGTCATGCATTTCCAGAATTATGGAATATTGAGAACAG GTTTGGTTCAGTGATTTCTGGATTCATTCAGTCTAAACTGTCATCCAAGAAGGAAAAGGGTGGAGAAAAGCAATCTTCTAATAAGAAGCCACGTGTACGTGGTTCGTTTTCTTTTCAGGGTGGAATGCAG ACACTAGTTGACACTATATGCAAAGAGTTTGGTGAAGATGAACTCAAACTCCAGTCTGAGGTTCTTTCATTGTCATACAGCCATAATGGAAGCCTTACATCAGAGAATTGGTCAGTGTCTTCTATGTCAAACAGCACCATCCAAGATCAACCATATGATGCTGTCGTTGTGACC GCCCCAATCAATAATGTCAAAGAACTGAAGATTATGAAAGGTGGAAACCCATTTTCTCTTGACTTCATTCCAGAG GTGAGCTGTCTACCCCTCTCTGTTATTATTACTACATTCAAGAAGACCAATGTGAAGAGACCTCTTGAGGGTTTTGGTGTTCTTGTACCCTCTAATGAGCAACATAATGGGCTGAAGACTCTTG GTACTTTGTTTTCCTCAATGATGTTTCCTGATCGTGCTCCCTCTGATGTGTATCTATACACTACCTTTGTTGGAGGTAGCAGAAATAGAGAACTTGCAAAAGCTTCAAC GGATGAACTGAAGCAAATAGTTTCTTCTGACCTCCAGCAGCTGTTGGGCACCGAGGGCGAACCTACTTTTGTGAA TCATTTTTACTGGAGCAAAGCATTCCCTCTTTATGGACGCAATTACGACTCAGTTCTTAGAGCAATAGAGAAGATGGAAAGGGACCTTCCTGGACTTTTTTACGCAG GTAACCATAAGGGTGGACTGTCTGTGGGAAAGTCAATAGCCTCTGGATACAAAGCTGCCGAGCTTGCGATATCCTATCTCGAGTCTAACAAGATGACCGAGGAGACTATATAA